The following nucleotide sequence is from Halomonas chromatireducens.
TAGTGACCCACCAGGGGGTATTCTGGCCGAACGCCATGCCCAGCATAGCTTTCTGAATTTCAAATCCGGTTTCCAGGCTGGCCTCGAGCTTCTCGCTCACCATTTTCCGGTTCTCCTTGATCATCCTGGCGCTGTTGGGCGCCTGGGTTTGCCAGAGGCCATTGCGCAGGGTGATGGTAGAGATCGAGGTCGACCAGAGTTCGAATGCCATGACGCCGAGCTTCCAGACGTCCATCATGGCTGCGGGGTTGAGCGGGACCAGCGAATAGGGGGTGAACGTCTTCATGGGTGCGTCCTTGTGCAGGGAGTGAAATACACTATCGGCAGTCTGAGTGCCTCGCTGGCCGGATAACAATAACCTGGGTTGCCTTCGCCTGGGTGCCTGGCAAAAGAAGACAAAAAAGGCGGCCATCCAGGCCGCCTCGGCGTATCAAGGCAATGCGTTACTTCACCTTCGGGTCCAGCTCGCCCCGTTCGTAGCGCAGGAACATCTCCTCGAGGTTGATCGGCTTGATGCGGCTGGCGTTGCCGGCACAGCCGAAGGCCTCGTAGCGGGCGATGCAGACGTCGCGCATGGCGCTGACGGTCTCCTTGAGAAACTTGCGCGGGTCGAACTCGGACGGGTTCTGGGCCAGGAAGCGACGCACCGCGCCGGTGGAGGCCAGGCGCAGGTCGCTGTCGATGTTGACCTTGCGCACGCCGTGCTTGATGCCCTCGACGATCTCCTCGACCGGCACGCCGTAGGTCTCGGGGATCTCGCCGCCGAACTCGTTGATGATCGCCAGCCACTCCTGGGGCACCGAAGAGGAGCCGTGCATCACCAGGTGGGTGTCGGGGATGCGGGCGTGGATCTCCTTGATGCGCTGGATCGACAGCGTATCGCCGGTGGGCGGCTTGGTGAACTTGTAGGCGCCATGGCTGGTGCCGATGGCGATGGCCAGGGCGTCGACCTGGGTCGCCTTGACGAAATCGGCGGCCTCCTCGGGGTCGGTGAGCAGCTGGTCCATGTCCAGCTTGCCCTCGGCGCCGATGCCGTCCTCCTCGCCGGCCATGCCGGTCTCCAGGCTGCCCAGGCAACCCAGCTCGCCCTCCACCGAGACGCCGCAGGCGTGGGCCATCTCCACGGTACGGCGGGTGACGTCGACGTTGTAGTCGTAATCCATCGGCGTCTTGCCGTCTTCACCCAGTGAACCGTCCATCATCACCGAAGAGAAGCCCAGCTGGATGGAGCGCTGGCACACTGCGGGGCTGGTGCCATGGTCCTGATGCATGACCACCGGAATGTGCGGGAATTCCTCCACGGCGGCGAGAATCAGGTGGCGAAGGAAGGGTGCGCCGGCGTACTTGCGGGCGCCGGCGGAGGCCTGGACGATGACCGGGGAGTCGGTCTTGTCGGCGGCTTCCATGATGGCCCGCATCTGCTCGAGGTTGTTGACGTTGAAAGCCGGAACGCCGTAGCCGTATTCGGCGGCGTGGTCCAGCATCTGGCGCATGCTGATCAGTGCCATGAAATTACCTGCCTCTGTGTGCAATCTGTCTATGCAACCGGTCTGTGCAATCGGTCTGTGCAATGACGGCGCGGCCGTGGCCGCGCCGATTAAGGTGCCGCTGTGAGTCGTCTCAGCGTGCGGCGGCGTCTTCCAGGGCCTTCACCGCCGGCAGTGTCTTGCCTTCCACGTATTCGAGGAAGGCCCCGCCACCGGTGGAGATATAGGAGACGCGATCGCTGATGCCGTACTTGTCGATGGCGGCCAGGGTATCGCCGCCACCGGCGATGGAGAAGCCGTTGCTCTCGGCGATGGCCCGTGACAGCGCCTCGGTGCCGTGGCCGAACTGGTCGATCTCGAACACGCCGACGGGGCCGTTCCACAGGATGGTGCCGGCGTCCTTGAGCAGCCCGGCCAGGCGGCCGGCGGTATCGGGGCCGATGTCGAGAATCATTTCGTCGTCGCCCACCTGATCCACCGGCTTGACCACGGCGGAGGCCTGCTCGGAGAACTCCGTCGCGACGACCACGTCGGTGGGCAGGGGGATCTCGACCCGTGTCATCAGTTCCTTGGCCTGGCCGACCAGATCGGCTTCATGCAGTGACTTGCCGACATTGTACCCGGCTGCCGCAATGAAGGTGTTGGCGATACCGCCGCCGACGATCAGCTGGTCGCACTTCTCGGAGAGGGCGTTGAGCACGTCGAGCTTGGTGGAGACCTTGGAGCCACCGACGATGGCAACCATGGGGCGCTTCGGCGTGGCCAGCGCCTTCTTCAGGGCGTCGAGCTCGGCGGCCAGCAGCGGGCCGGCGCAGGCCTGGGGGGCGAAGCGTGCCACGCCATGGGTGGAGGCCTGGGCGCGGTGGGCGGTGCCGAAGGCGTCCATGACGAAGATATCGCACAGCTCGGCATACTGCCGGGAAAGCGTCTCGTCGTCGCCCTTCTCACCGACATTGAAGCGTACGTTCTCGAGCAGCACGACTTCGCCGTCGGCCAGGTCCAGCGAGGCGTCCAGATACTCCTTGATCAGGGTGACCGGGCGGCCGAGCAGCTGGCCCAGG
It contains:
- the fba gene encoding class II fructose-bisphosphate aldolase (catalyzes the reversible aldol condensation of dihydroxyacetonephosphate and glyceraldehyde 3-phosphate in the Calvin cycle, glycolysis, and/or gluconeogenesis), with translation MALISMRQMLDHAAEYGYGVPAFNVNNLEQMRAIMEAADKTDSPVIVQASAGARKYAGAPFLRHLILAAVEEFPHIPVVMHQDHGTSPAVCQRSIQLGFSSVMMDGSLGEDGKTPMDYDYNVDVTRRTVEMAHACGVSVEGELGCLGSLETGMAGEEDGIGAEGKLDMDQLLTDPEEAADFVKATQVDALAIAIGTSHGAYKFTKPPTGDTLSIQRIKEIHARIPDTHLVMHGSSSVPQEWLAIINEFGGEIPETYGVPVEEIVEGIKHGVRKVNIDSDLRLASTGAVRRFLAQNPSEFDPRKFLKETVSAMRDVCIARYEAFGCAGNASRIKPINLEEMFLRYERGELDPKVK
- a CDS encoding phosphoglycerate kinase, whose translation is MNVLKMTDLDLSGQRVLIREDLNVPVKHGKVSSDARLRACLPTIKAARDAGAKVMLMSHLGRPTEGEPAEEFSLAPVAEHLGQLLGRPVTLIKEYLDASLDLADGEVVLLENVRFNVGEKGDDETLSRQYAELCDIFVMDAFGTAHRAQASTHGVARFAPQACAGPLLAAELDALKKALATPKRPMVAIVGGSKVSTKLDVLNALSEKCDQLIVGGGIANTFIAAAGYNVGKSLHEADLVGQAKELMTRVEIPLPTDVVVATEFSEQASAVVKPVDQVGDDEMILDIGPDTAGRLAGLLKDAGTILWNGPVGVFEIDQFGHGTEALSRAIAESNGFSIAGGGDTLAAIDKYGISDRVSYISTGGGAFLEYVEGKTLPAVKALEDAAAR